The Apodemus sylvaticus chromosome 17, mApoSyl1.1, whole genome shotgun sequence genome contains a region encoding:
- the Tns2 gene encoding tensin-2 isoform X3 — MKPRKAEPHSFREKVFRKKAPVCAVCKVTIDGTGVSCRVCKVATHRKCEAKVTSSCQALPPAELRRNTAPVRRIEHLGSTKSLNHSKQRSTLPRSFSLDPLMERRWDLDLTYVTERILAAAFPARPDEQRHRGHLRELAHVLQSKHRDKYLLFNLSEKRHDLTRLNPKVQDFGWPELHAPPLDKLCSICKAMETWLSADPQHVVVLYCKGSKGKLGVIVSAYMHYSKISAGADQALATLTMRKFCEDKVATELQPSQRRYVGYFSGLLSGSIRMNSSPLFLHYVFVPVLPAFEPNTGFQPFLKIYQSMQLVYTSGVYRIAGPGPQQLCISLEPALLLKGDVMVTCYHKGGQGTDRTLVFRVQFHTCTIHGARLTFPKDQLDEAWADERFPFQASVEFVFSSSPEKVKGNTPRNDPSVSVDYNTTEPAVRWDSYENFNQHHEDSVDGALAHTRGPLDGSPYAQVQRVPRQTPPAPSPELPPPPMLSVSSDSGHSSTLTTEHTAESPGRPPPTAAERQELDRLLGGCGVAGAGRGAGRETAILDDEEQPSVGGGLHLGMYPGHRPGLSRRCSCRQGFREPCGVPNGGYYRPEGTLERRRPPYGGYEGHPQGYTEASVEKRRLCRSLSEGPYPYATELGKPANGDFGYRPAGYREVVILEDPGVPALCSCPACEEKLALPTAALYGLRLEREASEGWSSEVGKPLLHPVRPGHPLPLLVPACGHHHAPVPDYGCLKPPKVGEEGHEGCSYAVCPEGRYGHPGYPALVTYGYGGAVPSYCPAYGRAPHTCGSPSEGRGYPSPGAHSPPRAGSVSPGSPPYLQSRKLGYEIPAEDGRDKYPLPGHLASTGPLASTESPEPSWRDGSSGHSTLPRSPRDAQCSASSELSGPSTPLHTSSPVQGKESTRRQDTTRSPSSAPTQRLSPGEALPSVVQGVTEKTPELLTSSRPEPLDPSPFSQTSAPSSPNGWPQERSPGDHTNSNSATPRSPVPTTLPGLRHAPWQGPRSSSDSPDGSPLTPVPTQMPWLVGSPELPQSSPTPAFPLATSYEANGPSQPPLPEKRHLPGSGQQPSPPARGTNQHVTFASPLPDVTQPPEHPLQENQSNVKFVQDTSKFWYKPHLSRDQAIALLKDKDPGAFLIRDSHSFQGAYGLALKVATPPPSVQPWKGDPSEQLVRHFLIETGPKGVKIKGCPTEPYFGSLSALVSQHSISPISLPCCLQIPSKDPLEETPEVPVPTNMSTAADLLRQGAACSVLYLTSVETESLTGPQAVARASSAALSCSPVPVPAIVHFKVSAQGITLTDNQRKLFFRRHYPVNSITFSSTDPQDRRWTNPDGTTSKIFGFVAKKPGSPWENVCHLFAELDPDQPASAIVTFITKVLLGQRK; from the exons ATGAAG CCTAGGAAAGCAGAACCGCACAGCTTCCGGGAGAAGGTTTTCCGGAAGAAAGCtccagtgtgtgcagtgtgtaagGTGACCATCGATGGGACCGGCGTCTCCTGCCGAG TCTGCAAGGTGGCTACACACAGAAAATGTGAAGCAAAG GTGACTTCATCCTGCCAGGCCTTGCCCCCTGCGGAGCTG CGGAGAAACACGGCCCCCGTGAGGCGCATAGAACACCTG GGGTCCACCAAGTCTCTGAACCACTCAAAGCAACGCAGTACTCTACCCAG GAGCTTCAGCCTGGATCCGCTCATGGAGCGTCGCTGGGATTTGGACCTCACCTATGTAACAGAGCGGATCTTGGCCGCAGCTTTTCCTGCACGACCAGACGAACAGCGACACCGAGGCCACTTGCGAGAGCTAGCCCATGTGCTTCAGTCCAAGCACAGAGACAAGTACCTG CTCTTCAATCTTTCAGAGAAACGGCATGACCTGACCCGCCTAAACCCCAAG GTGCAAGACTTTGGCTGGCCTGAACTACATGCCCCACCCCTGGACAAGTTGTGTTCCATCTGCAAAGCCATGGAGACGTGGCTCAGTGCTGACCCTCAACACGTGGTCGTGCTGTACTGCAAG GGGAGCAAAGGCAAACTTGGGGTCATTGTCTCTGCCTATATGCACTACAGCAAGATCTCTGCAGG GGCAGACCAGGCATTGGCAACTCTCACCATGAGGAAATTCTGTGAGGACAAGGTAGCCACGGAACTGCAGCCCTCCCAGCGCCG CTATGTCGGCTATTTCAGTGGGCTGCTGTCTGGATCCATCAGGATGAACAGCAGCCCTCTGTTCCTGCACTATGTGTTTGTCCCCGTGCTGCCAGCCTTTGAGCCCAACACAG gcttccAGCCCTTCCTCAAGATCTACCAGTCTATGCAGCTGGTCTACACATCTGGAGTCTA CCGGATCGCAGGTCCGGGGCCCCAACAGCTTTGTATCAGCCTGGAGCCAGCCCTTCTCCTCAAAGGCGATGTCAtg GTAACCTGCTACCACAAGGGTGGCCAGGGGACAGACCGGACCCTCGTGTTCCGAGTTCAGTTCCACACATGTACCATCCACGGGGCACGGCTCACCTTCCCAAAGGACCAACTAGATGAGGCCTGGGCTG ATGAGCGGTTCCCTTTCCAAGCCTCAGTGGAGTTTGTCTTCTCCTCCAGCCCTGAGAAGGTCAAAG GCAACACCCCACGGAAcgatccctctgtctctgtcgaCTACAACACGACAGAGCCTGCTGTACGCTGGGACTCCTATGAAAACTTCAACCAGCACCATGAGGACAGCGTGgacg GTGCCTTGGCCCACACAAGGGGCCCCCTGGACGGCAGTCCATACGCCCAGGTGCAGCGGGTACCCCGCCAGACACCACCAGCGCCTTCTCCAGAGCTTCCTCCACCCCCGATGCTCTCTGTCAGCAGTGACTCGGGCCACTCGTCCACGCTTACCACAGAGCACACGGCAGAATCCCCTGGCCGGCCGCCCCCAACTGCTGCCGAAAGACAGGAGCTGGATCGGCTGCTGGGAGGCTGTGGAGTGGCGGGTGCGGGCCGTGGTGCTGGGCGAGAGACCGCCATCCTAGATGACGAAGAGCAGCCCTCCGTGGGTGGGGGCCTGCACCTTGGGATGTATCCGGGCCACAGGCCTGGCCTCAGCCGCCGTTGCTCCTGCCGGCAAGGCTTCCGGGAGCcttgtggggtccccaatgggggctACTACCGGCCTGAGGGAACCCTAGAGAGACGACGACCACCCTATGGGGGCTACGAGGGACACccgcagggctacacagaggccTCTGTGGAAAAGAGGCGCCTCTGCAGGTCACTATCAGAAGGGCCGTACCCCTACGCAACTGAGCTGGGGAAACCAGCCAATGGGGACTTTGGCTACCGCCCAGCAGGCTACCGGGAGGTGGTGATCCTGGAGGACCCTGGGGTGCCTGCTTTGTGCTCATGCCCTGCCTGTGAAGAGAAGCTGGCACTGCCCACCGCAGCCCTATATGGACTGCGACTAGAGAGGGAGGCTTCAGAGGGGTGGTCCAGCGAAGTAGGCAAGCCTCTCCTGCACCCAGTGAGGCCTGGACACCCATTGCCTCTGCTGGTGCCTGCCTGTGGGCATCATCATGCCCCGGTGCCTGACTATGGCTGCCTGAAGCCACCCAAGGTGGGTGAGGAAGGGCATGAGGGTTGCTCCTATGCTGTGTGCCCTGAAGGCAGGTATGGGCATCCAGGGTACCCTGCCCTGGTAACCTATGGCTATGGGGGAGCCGTTCCCAGCTACTGCCCAGCATATGGCCGGGCACCTCACACTTGTGGGTCCCCAAGTGAGGGCAGAGGGTACCCCAGTCCTGGTGCCCACTCACCACCACGGGCCGGCTCTGTATCCCCGGGAAGTCCACCCTACCTGCAGTCCAGGAAACTGGGTTATGAGATTCCTGCGGAGGATGGGAGAGACAAATATCCACTTCCTGGGCACCTGGCCTCAACAGGACCCTTGGCTTCTACAG AGTCACCTGAACCATCCTGGAGGGATGGCTCCAGTGGACACAGCACGCTGCCTCGGTCTCCCCGAGATGCCCAGTGCAGTGCCTCTTCAGAGCTGTCTGGTCCCTCCACACCCTTGCACACCAGCAGCCCAGTTCAGGGCAAGGAAAG CACCCGACGGCAAGACACCACCAGGTCTCCCTCCTCGGCGCCCACTCAGAGACTGAGTCCTGGCGAGGCCTTGCCCTCTGTTGTACAGGGAGTCACTGAAAAGACTCCCGAGCTGTTGACAAGCAGCAGGCCTGAGCCACTGGACCCTAGCCCCTTCTCCCAGACCTCTGCACCCAGCTCACCCAATGGCTGGCCTCAGGAAAGGAGCCCAGGGGACCACACCAACAGTAACAGTGCCACTCCTCGGAGCCCTGTGCCAACCACCCTGCCTGGACTCCGCCATGCCCCGTGGCAGGGCCCTCGGAGCTCCTCAGATAGCCCAGATGGCTCCCCTCTTACTCCTGTGCCAACCCAGATGCCCTGGCTTGTGGGCAGCCCAGAACTACCCCAGAGCTCACCCACCCCTGCCTTCCCCCTGGCTACCTCCTATGAAGCCAATGGTCCCTCTCAGCCACCACTTCCTGAAAAACGACACCTGCCCGGGTCTGGGCAACAGCCATCCCCACCAGCCAGAGGCACCAATCAACATGTCACCTTTGCATCTCCTCTCCCAGATGTCACCCAGCCCCCAG AGCATCCTTTACAAGAGAACCAAAGCAATGTCAAGTTTGTCCAGGATACATCAAAGTTCTGGTACAAGCCACACCTTTCCCGAGACCAAG CCATTGCCCTGCTGAAAGACAAGGATCCTGGGGCCTTCCTGATCAGAGACAGCCATTCATTCCAAGGAGCCTATGGGTTAGCCCTCAAGGTGGCTACGCCCCCACCCAGTGTGCAACCCTGGAAAG GGGACCCCTCAGAACAGCTGGTCCGCCATTTCCTCATTGAGACTGGGCCCAAAGGCGTGAAGATCAAGGGTTGTCCCACTGAGCCCTATTTTG GAAGCCTATCCGCCCTGGTATCCCAGCACTCCAtctctcccatctccctgccctgCTGTCTGCAAATTCCTAGTAAAG atcctctggaagaaacCCCAGAGGTCCCGGTGCCCACCAACATGAGCACAGCAGCAGACCTCCTGCGACAGGGAGCAG CCTGCAGTGTGCTCTACCTGACCTCGGTGGAGACAGAGTCATTGACTGGCCCTCAGGCTGTGGCGAGGGCCAGCTCTGCAGCTCTGAGCTGCAGCCCTGTCCCAGTGCCAGCCATTGTTCATTTCAAGGTCTCAGCTCAAGGCATCACACTGACAGACAACCAGAGAAA GCTCTTCTTTCGCCGCCATTACCCAGTGAACAGCATCACCTTCTCTAGCACTGACCCCCAGGACCGCAG ATGGACCAATCCAGACGGAACCACCTCCAA GATCTTTGGTTTCGTGGCCAAGAAGCCAGGAAGTCCCTGGGAAAATGTATGTCACCTCTTTGCGGAGCTTGACCCGGACCAACCAGCAAGTGCCATTGTCACCTTCATCACCAAAGTTCTACTGGGccagagaaaatga
- the Tns2 gene encoding tensin-2 isoform X4 has protein sequence MERRWDLDLTYVTERILAAAFPARPDEQRHRGHLRELAHVLQSKHRDKYLLFNLSEKRHDLTRLNPKVQDFGWPELHAPPLDKLCSICKAMETWLSADPQHVVVLYCKGSKGKLGVIVSAYMHYSKISAGADQALATLTMRKFCEDKVATELQPSQRRYVGYFSGLLSGSIRMNSSPLFLHYVFVPVLPAFEPNTGFQPFLKIYQSMQLVYTSGVYRIAGPGPQQLCISLEPALLLKGDVMVTCYHKGGQGTDRTLVFRVQFHTCTIHGARLTFPKDQLDEAWADERFPFQASVEFVFSSSPEKVKGNTPRNDPSVSVDYNTTEPAVRWDSYENFNQHHEDSVDGALAHTRGPLDGSPYAQVQRVPRQTPPAPSPELPPPPMLSVSSDSGHSSTLTTEHTAESPGRPPPTAAERQELDRLLGGCGVAGAGRGAGRETAILDDEEQPSVGGGLHLGMYPGHRPGLSRRCSCRQGFREPCGVPNGGYYRPEGTLERRRPPYGGYEGHPQGYTEASVEKRRLCRSLSEGPYPYATELGKPANGDFGYRPAGYREVVILEDPGVPALCSCPACEEKLALPTAALYGLRLEREASEGWSSEVGKPLLHPVRPGHPLPLLVPACGHHHAPVPDYGCLKPPKVGEEGHEGCSYAVCPEGRYGHPGYPALVTYGYGGAVPSYCPAYGRAPHTCGSPSEGRGYPSPGAHSPPRAGSVSPGSPPYLQSRKLGYEIPAEDGRDKYPLPGHLASTGPLASTESPEPSWRDGSSGHSTLPRSPRDAQCSASSELSGPSTPLHTSSPVQGKESTRRQDTTRSPSSAPTQRLSPGEALPSVVQGVTEKTPELLTSSRPEPLDPSPFSQTSAPSSPNGWPQERSPGDHTNSNSATPRSPVPTTLPGLRHAPWQGPRSSSDSPDGSPLTPVPTQMPWLVGSPELPQSSPTPAFPLATSYEANGPSQPPLPEKRHLPGSGQQPSPPARGTNQHVTFASPLPDVTQPPEHPLQENQSNVKFVQDTSKFWYKPHLSRDQAIALLKDKDPGAFLIRDSHSFQGAYGLALKVATPPPSVQPWKGDPSEQLVRHFLIETGPKGVKIKGCPTEPYFGSLSALVSQHSISPISLPCCLQIPSKDPLEETPEVPVPTNMSTAADLLRQGAACSVLYLTSVETESLTGPQAVARASSAALSCSPVPVPAIVHFKVSAQGITLTDNQRKLFFRRHYPVNSITFSSTDPQDRRWTNPDGTTSKIFGFVAKKPGSPWENVCHLFAELDPDQPASAIVTFITKVLLGQRK, from the exons ATGGAGCGTCGCTGGGATTTGGACCTCACCTATGTAACAGAGCGGATCTTGGCCGCAGCTTTTCCTGCACGACCAGACGAACAGCGACACCGAGGCCACTTGCGAGAGCTAGCCCATGTGCTTCAGTCCAAGCACAGAGACAAGTACCTG CTCTTCAATCTTTCAGAGAAACGGCATGACCTGACCCGCCTAAACCCCAAG GTGCAAGACTTTGGCTGGCCTGAACTACATGCCCCACCCCTGGACAAGTTGTGTTCCATCTGCAAAGCCATGGAGACGTGGCTCAGTGCTGACCCTCAACACGTGGTCGTGCTGTACTGCAAG GGGAGCAAAGGCAAACTTGGGGTCATTGTCTCTGCCTATATGCACTACAGCAAGATCTCTGCAGG GGCAGACCAGGCATTGGCAACTCTCACCATGAGGAAATTCTGTGAGGACAAGGTAGCCACGGAACTGCAGCCCTCCCAGCGCCG CTATGTCGGCTATTTCAGTGGGCTGCTGTCTGGATCCATCAGGATGAACAGCAGCCCTCTGTTCCTGCACTATGTGTTTGTCCCCGTGCTGCCAGCCTTTGAGCCCAACACAG gcttccAGCCCTTCCTCAAGATCTACCAGTCTATGCAGCTGGTCTACACATCTGGAGTCTA CCGGATCGCAGGTCCGGGGCCCCAACAGCTTTGTATCAGCCTGGAGCCAGCCCTTCTCCTCAAAGGCGATGTCAtg GTAACCTGCTACCACAAGGGTGGCCAGGGGACAGACCGGACCCTCGTGTTCCGAGTTCAGTTCCACACATGTACCATCCACGGGGCACGGCTCACCTTCCCAAAGGACCAACTAGATGAGGCCTGGGCTG ATGAGCGGTTCCCTTTCCAAGCCTCAGTGGAGTTTGTCTTCTCCTCCAGCCCTGAGAAGGTCAAAG GCAACACCCCACGGAAcgatccctctgtctctgtcgaCTACAACACGACAGAGCCTGCTGTACGCTGGGACTCCTATGAAAACTTCAACCAGCACCATGAGGACAGCGTGgacg GTGCCTTGGCCCACACAAGGGGCCCCCTGGACGGCAGTCCATACGCCCAGGTGCAGCGGGTACCCCGCCAGACACCACCAGCGCCTTCTCCAGAGCTTCCTCCACCCCCGATGCTCTCTGTCAGCAGTGACTCGGGCCACTCGTCCACGCTTACCACAGAGCACACGGCAGAATCCCCTGGCCGGCCGCCCCCAACTGCTGCCGAAAGACAGGAGCTGGATCGGCTGCTGGGAGGCTGTGGAGTGGCGGGTGCGGGCCGTGGTGCTGGGCGAGAGACCGCCATCCTAGATGACGAAGAGCAGCCCTCCGTGGGTGGGGGCCTGCACCTTGGGATGTATCCGGGCCACAGGCCTGGCCTCAGCCGCCGTTGCTCCTGCCGGCAAGGCTTCCGGGAGCcttgtggggtccccaatgggggctACTACCGGCCTGAGGGAACCCTAGAGAGACGACGACCACCCTATGGGGGCTACGAGGGACACccgcagggctacacagaggccTCTGTGGAAAAGAGGCGCCTCTGCAGGTCACTATCAGAAGGGCCGTACCCCTACGCAACTGAGCTGGGGAAACCAGCCAATGGGGACTTTGGCTACCGCCCAGCAGGCTACCGGGAGGTGGTGATCCTGGAGGACCCTGGGGTGCCTGCTTTGTGCTCATGCCCTGCCTGTGAAGAGAAGCTGGCACTGCCCACCGCAGCCCTATATGGACTGCGACTAGAGAGGGAGGCTTCAGAGGGGTGGTCCAGCGAAGTAGGCAAGCCTCTCCTGCACCCAGTGAGGCCTGGACACCCATTGCCTCTGCTGGTGCCTGCCTGTGGGCATCATCATGCCCCGGTGCCTGACTATGGCTGCCTGAAGCCACCCAAGGTGGGTGAGGAAGGGCATGAGGGTTGCTCCTATGCTGTGTGCCCTGAAGGCAGGTATGGGCATCCAGGGTACCCTGCCCTGGTAACCTATGGCTATGGGGGAGCCGTTCCCAGCTACTGCCCAGCATATGGCCGGGCACCTCACACTTGTGGGTCCCCAAGTGAGGGCAGAGGGTACCCCAGTCCTGGTGCCCACTCACCACCACGGGCCGGCTCTGTATCCCCGGGAAGTCCACCCTACCTGCAGTCCAGGAAACTGGGTTATGAGATTCCTGCGGAGGATGGGAGAGACAAATATCCACTTCCTGGGCACCTGGCCTCAACAGGACCCTTGGCTTCTACAG AGTCACCTGAACCATCCTGGAGGGATGGCTCCAGTGGACACAGCACGCTGCCTCGGTCTCCCCGAGATGCCCAGTGCAGTGCCTCTTCAGAGCTGTCTGGTCCCTCCACACCCTTGCACACCAGCAGCCCAGTTCAGGGCAAGGAAAG CACCCGACGGCAAGACACCACCAGGTCTCCCTCCTCGGCGCCCACTCAGAGACTGAGTCCTGGCGAGGCCTTGCCCTCTGTTGTACAGGGAGTCACTGAAAAGACTCCCGAGCTGTTGACAAGCAGCAGGCCTGAGCCACTGGACCCTAGCCCCTTCTCCCAGACCTCTGCACCCAGCTCACCCAATGGCTGGCCTCAGGAAAGGAGCCCAGGGGACCACACCAACAGTAACAGTGCCACTCCTCGGAGCCCTGTGCCAACCACCCTGCCTGGACTCCGCCATGCCCCGTGGCAGGGCCCTCGGAGCTCCTCAGATAGCCCAGATGGCTCCCCTCTTACTCCTGTGCCAACCCAGATGCCCTGGCTTGTGGGCAGCCCAGAACTACCCCAGAGCTCACCCACCCCTGCCTTCCCCCTGGCTACCTCCTATGAAGCCAATGGTCCCTCTCAGCCACCACTTCCTGAAAAACGACACCTGCCCGGGTCTGGGCAACAGCCATCCCCACCAGCCAGAGGCACCAATCAACATGTCACCTTTGCATCTCCTCTCCCAGATGTCACCCAGCCCCCAG AGCATCCTTTACAAGAGAACCAAAGCAATGTCAAGTTTGTCCAGGATACATCAAAGTTCTGGTACAAGCCACACCTTTCCCGAGACCAAG CCATTGCCCTGCTGAAAGACAAGGATCCTGGGGCCTTCCTGATCAGAGACAGCCATTCATTCCAAGGAGCCTATGGGTTAGCCCTCAAGGTGGCTACGCCCCCACCCAGTGTGCAACCCTGGAAAG GGGACCCCTCAGAACAGCTGGTCCGCCATTTCCTCATTGAGACTGGGCCCAAAGGCGTGAAGATCAAGGGTTGTCCCACTGAGCCCTATTTTG GAAGCCTATCCGCCCTGGTATCCCAGCACTCCAtctctcccatctccctgccctgCTGTCTGCAAATTCCTAGTAAAG atcctctggaagaaacCCCAGAGGTCCCGGTGCCCACCAACATGAGCACAGCAGCAGACCTCCTGCGACAGGGAGCAG CCTGCAGTGTGCTCTACCTGACCTCGGTGGAGACAGAGTCATTGACTGGCCCTCAGGCTGTGGCGAGGGCCAGCTCTGCAGCTCTGAGCTGCAGCCCTGTCCCAGTGCCAGCCATTGTTCATTTCAAGGTCTCAGCTCAAGGCATCACACTGACAGACAACCAGAGAAA GCTCTTCTTTCGCCGCCATTACCCAGTGAACAGCATCACCTTCTCTAGCACTGACCCCCAGGACCGCAG ATGGACCAATCCAGACGGAACCACCTCCAA GATCTTTGGTTTCGTGGCCAAGAAGCCAGGAAGTCCCTGGGAAAATGTATGTCACCTCTTTGCGGAGCTTGACCCGGACCAACCAGCAAGTGCCATTGTCACCTTCATCACCAAAGTTCTACTGGGccagagaaaatga